A portion of the Cryptomeria japonica chromosome 5, Sugi_1.0, whole genome shotgun sequence genome contains these proteins:
- the LOC131052692 gene encoding L-type lectin-domain containing receptor kinase IX.1-like, whose product MTDQFPARRTEGSVSNSRAMGQFDQVGGGPFYDSSSTSKLTFASNSFIHGTDAEAIAFNFPPQINMTAIGDASISHNEIRFTKTQLNSSLNSSLGWAIYNDLIPLWDGFSEAEANFSTHFQFVISKPSDKRATGAGLAFFLANSGMNIENPSPGEYLGLFKNTTDGNTSNQIVAVEFVTSKETDIDSSDEIDVGIDVNRIKSKKNVSLYGLSGNIGKWDAWVGYDGTVNRLQVFLLFNPNGTDASKPANPFHWDDIDLRQHLPENVIVGFSASTGSGYAIELHTVRVSNFSCQYSWEIQTDAIAPAPETRTPGQGHTRKENSSAKIILSDEEFNKSLREAAQSALEFSYAELCVATNNFSDDKKIGLGGFGFVYRGTLLSTNEAVAIKRVSPSSKQGKREYLTEICINSKLNHHNLVKFLGWSHRKGDLLLVYELLPNGSLDKHIFENPETPLDWDRRYSIACDVGSSLVYLHEDRHESVVHRDIKASNVMLDSNFKAKLGDFGLARMVEREKVGHTTTPAGTIGYMAPEFVTTGKATREIDVFSFGALSLEIACGKRPADWSLIEHNCRVVECVWHLHEQHRILDAADEKLDRNFNVAEMERLLKVRLLCSHPDPNARPSMQKVVGILKRGAELPHVPLKFPVAVYSDRISLNALPSSSSSSTSTEVGGSMVFPTYFAPSEPRSDSD is encoded by the exons ATGACTGATCAGTTTCCTGCACGCAGAACTGAAGGATCAGTTTCCAACAGTAGAGCCATGGGGCAGTTTGACCAAGTTGGTGGTGGCCCCTTTTACGACTCTTCCTCCACATCTAAATTAACGTT TGCTTCCAATTCTTTCATTCATGGGACAGACGCAGAAGCCATTGCCTTTAACTTTCCTCCCCAGATCAATATGACGGCGATAGGAGATGCTTCCATTTCCCATAACGAGATTCGGTTCACCAAAACTCAACTAAACTCTAGCCTGAACTCGAGCCTTGGATGGGCAATTTATAATGATTTAATTCCTCTGTGGGATGGTTTTTCAGAAGCTGAGGCAAATTTTTCTACCCATTTTCAATTCGTTATTTCTAAGCCCTCTGATAAAAGAGCGACTGGGGCTGGACTCGCTTTCTTCCTCGCGAATTCTGGAATGAATATTGAGAACCCTAGTCCGGGAGAATATCTTGGCCTCTTTAAAAATACAACAGATGGAAATACATCGAATCAGATTGTGGCCGTGGAGTTTGTCACATCCAAGGAAACTGATATCGATTCCAGTGATGAAATCGATGTGGGAATTGATGTCAACAGAATAAAATCCAAGAAAAATGTCTCACTTTATGGTCTTTCCGGCAACATAGGAAAATGGGACGCATGGGTGGGTTACGATGGCACTGTAAATCGGCTTCAAGTGTTTCTTTTATTTAACCCTAATGGCACTGATGCTTCTAAACCAGCAAACCCATTCCATTGGGATGATATAGATCTGCGGCAACATCTTCCCGAGAACGTCATAGTTGGCTTTTCGGCCTCCACTGGGAGCGGGTACGCAATCGAGCTTCACACGGTGCGCGTTTCGAATTTTTCATGTCAATATTCGTGGGAGATTCAAACCGACGCCATAGCCCCGGCTCCAGAAACGAGAACTCCTGGCCAAGGTCATACGCGAAAAGAGAATTCTTCTGCAAAGATCATATTG AGCGATGAGGAGTTCAACAAATCGCTTCGCGAGGCAGCGCAATCTGCTCTGGAGTTTTCTTATGCTGAGCTCTGCGTGGCTACAAACAATTTCAGCGACGACAAAAAGATTGGACTTGGCGGCTTCGGATTTGTTTACAGAGGGACTTTGCTTAGCACAAACGAAGCTGTGGCGATTAAGAGAGTATCTCCGTCGTCCAAGCAGGGGAAACGTGAGTACCTAACAGAGATTTGCATAAACAGTAAGCTTAATCACCATAATCTCGTGAAGTTTCTGGGATGGTCCCATCGAAAGGGCGACTTGCTTCTGGTTTACGAGTTACTCCCAAATGGAAGTCTGGACAAGCATATTTTTGAAAATCCGGAAACTCCACTGGATTGGGATCGAAGATACAGCATAGCCTGTGATGTAGGTTCTTCTCTGGTTTATCTTCATGAGGATCGCCATGAGAGCGTTGTGCATAGAGATATCAAAGCGAGCAATGTGATGCTGGATTCAAATTTCAAAGCGAAGCTGGGTGATTTTGGCCTTGCCAGAATGGTTGAACGCGAAAAAGTAGGACACACGACAACGCCAGCGGGTACAATTGGGTATATGGCGCCGGAGTTCGTAACAACAGGAAAGGCCACACGAGAAATAGATGTGTTCAGCTTCGGAGCCCTGAGTCTGGAAATTGCCTGCGGAAAACGACCCGCAGACTGGAGCTTGATTGAACACAATTGTAGAGTGGTAGAATGTGTTTGGCACTTGCATGAACAGCACAGGATTCTTGATGCAGCAGATGAGAAACTGGACAGAAATTTCAATGTTGCGGAAATGGAAAGGCTGCTGAAAGTGAGATTGTTATGTTCTCATCCCGATCCCAATGCCAGACCGAGTATGCAAAAAGTGGTGGGTATATTGAAAAGAGGAGCTGAGTTGCCTCATGTTCCTCTCAAGTTCCCTGTAGCAGTGTATAGTGACCGTATTTCTCTCAATGCcctgccatcatcatcatcatcctcgacTTCAACAGAAGTGGGAGGGAGCATGGTATTCCCCACTTATTTCGCTCCTTCAGAACCTCGTTCCGATTCAGATTAG